AACGCCGCGAGTTCATCACCCTGCTCGGCGGCGCTGCGGCGTGGCCGTGCCACCCCCCCAACGCGGCGATTGACCCAGCGGTCGCAGCAGAGGCACGGCCCCCACCCGTTTCGCAGCCGAGGCGGAAAAGTTTCGGACGCGCTTGCTCGTCTCGGGATCCGGGGATTCAAGCCACACCTGCGCAAGGCGCCAGAGCGTCTGGCAGGCCTGCGGACAGCGGAGGGCACGGGCCTGCCGGCAAACATCATCGAGGAGTTCCGGCGCGACATGGCACGGCTGGCATTGGTCCGTGAGCAGATCAGCTCGATCGAGAAGACACGTGCCGAGCGGCTCGAGCGGGCACCGGATACAGGGCCGCATGCGATGGTGCGGCTGCTCGCCAGGGTGATCGGTATCGGTATCGAGACGGCGGACATGCTGGTGCG
This portion of the Candidatus Saccharimonadia bacterium genome encodes:
- a CDS encoding transposase → NAASSSPCSAALRRGRATPPTRRLTQRSQQRHGPHPFRSRGGKVSDALARLGIRGFKPHLRKAPERLAGLRTAEGTGLPANIIEEFRRDMARLALVREQISSIEKTRAERLERAPDTGPHAMVRLLARVIGIGIETADMLVREILSRKLRDRRALARYAGLTGSPDESGLKSREKGLAKAGNARVRRGLIQLAWRFLMFQKDSALARWYRTRTEGPSGARKTTMIVALARKLLIALWRLVTTGEVPDGVELRTAA